GTTCGGTACATTATCAGAAGGTATGATTTTAGCTACTGGAGAAAGCGGCGCTTTATTGACTCCTGATGAATGTGAAGTCGGTGAAAGAATACAATAATTAAGTTATTAAATAATTTATATCCTTGGTGATAGGATGGAAGAATCTAGGCTAATATCTAAAGCGGAAAACTATCTCTCAGAAATTGGGGAAGATAAGATTGTTTTAGATAACATTGATGATTTTGAATATTTTAAAGAATTATATTTCAAATTAGATGATAGGCTAGATAAGTTATTGGAATTTAAGGATTCTATGGATTCCCAAGGATATAAAAGTCCTTTTAAATCATTAAACAAGTATGGGACAGGTACAATTGGTGAAATTAGTCTGGAAGAGGTAAGTGAAAACAGTCGTCATAACCAGATTTTCAGAATGAGAGCAAATGCTAAGAAAAACATTTTGGAAAGAGTTAAATCTGCAATAGATTCTCATCAGATAGCTATTGGAAACTTGAATAATTATGCCAATATTAAATGTGAAACCTGTTACAAGCAATATAAAATTGATGAATACAAGCAACTTGATGGAAAGTGCAGTTGTGGTTGTGAGAATTTTTCATTCAAAGTCAATAAGGACAAGACTCATAGGATAGAGATAATACCATACTTGCCTTTATCAGGTAATTATATGGTTTTGATGAGTCAATTTTCAAATTGGGGAAGGGATGCATTTAAAAAAGTGTTGAATTTCCTTAAACAAGAACGTAAGGGTCTTGTTAAAACTATTTCTCTTGTTATCAAATTCAAGGATAAGAATAAGCGTTGGATTCGTAAAAACGTTACTTTGGATTCAGAATTCATTGACAATTATGAGGAAGAGGTAAGGAGAATTTATGGAAAAGACGTCAGAATTGAAATGTTGAGATTCCATAGGAGCAAACCTGCAATCATTGACGACAAAAATGCAAGAAATGCTCTTGCAATTGCCTATGTCAAATATGGTGAGGAGCTAGTTAACG
This genomic interval from Methanobrevibacter sp. contains the following:
- a CDS encoding DUF530 domain-containing protein, which produces MEESRLISKAENYLSEIGEDKIVLDNIDDFEYFKELYFKLDDRLDKLLEFKDSMDSQGYKSPFKSLNKYGTGTIGEISLEEVSENSRHNQIFRMRANAKKNILERVKSAIDSHQIAIGNLNNYANIKCETCYKQYKIDEYKQLDGKCSCGCENFSFKVNKDKTHRIEIIPYLPLSGNYMVLMSQFSNWGRDAFKKVLNFLKQERKGLVKTISLVIKFKDKNKRWIRKNVTLDSEFIDNYEEEVRRIYGKDVRIEMLRFHRSKPAIIDDKNARNALAIAYVKYGEELVNEIRDSLLKRNISDFKRINKYDEIIAKYENNVPFFIEKNDIEGLEIWRNSEIEREFKELGYMDSFGNLTRSLKRDLKKRENIEKNIFTHIPVILIMWDIFKYYLTTSYHNRKYANGPFPRIRVNLDRQQRKAFQTNYNSVISILNRETNLKIISIPEMDLILHEKFHLEKLISDSNIKVNNPALGAALINHMNSDIDTKSLGNAFNINESKINKEVKNIEKLKKPKSEKSKKFLELIKK